One segment of Anser cygnoides isolate HZ-2024a breed goose chromosome 5, Taihu_goose_T2T_genome, whole genome shotgun sequence DNA contains the following:
- the PRIMA1 gene encoding proline-rich membrane anchor 1 isoform X3: MLLRELLGLLRCCWPSLLLHCALHPLWGSVQITQGEPQKSCSKPVADEVTESCQEVCQCRPPPPLPPPPPPPPPPRLLVVPAPKSTFCPTEETWWPGLVIIIAVCCATLVFLFVVVIICYKAIKRTHAN; the protein is encoded by the exons ATGCTGCtccgggagctgctggggctgctccgctgctgctggccctccctgctgctgcactgtgcCCTCCACCCGCTCTGGGGCTCTGTCCAG ATTACTCAGGGCGAGCCCCAGAAGTCATGCTCCAAGCCTGTAGCAGACGAAGTGACAGAGAGCTGCCAGGAAGTTTGCCAGTGCAGACCACCTCCACCATTGCCACCACCTCCCCCACCTCCACCACCCCCAAGGTTGCTGGTGGTGCCGG CTCCCAAGTCTACCTTCTGCCCCACTGAAGAGACCTGGTGGCCAGGCCTGGTTATTATCATTGCAGTATGCTGTGCCACACTGGTGTTCCTCTTTGTAGTTGTCATCATTTGCTACAAAGCCATAAAAAG
- the PRIMA1 gene encoding proline-rich membrane anchor 1 isoform X2, with protein sequence MLLRELLGLLRCCWPSLLLHCALHPLWGSVQITQGEPQKSCSKPVADEVTESCQEVCQCRPPPPLPPPPPPPPPPRLLVVPGNDFGAGTLAQDEEPPQHVGITGSGSGLQAPAQRSGDIDVSLALTAKWGPF encoded by the exons ATGCTGCtccgggagctgctggggctgctccgctgctgctggccctccctgctgctgcactgtgcCCTCCACCCGCTCTGGGGCTCTGTCCAG ATTACTCAGGGCGAGCCCCAGAAGTCATGCTCCAAGCCTGTAGCAGACGAAGTGACAGAGAGCTGCCAGGAAGTTTGCCAGTGCAGACCACCTCCACCATTGCCACCACCTCCCCCACCTCCACCACCCCCAAGGTTGCTGGTGGTGCCGG GCAATGACTTTGGAGCTGGGACGCTGGCACAGGATGAAGAGCCACCCCAGCACGTGGGCATCACAGGGAGCGGGTCAGGACTTCAAGCTCCAGCCCAGAGAAGTGGAGACATCGATGTCTCCCTAGCATTGACAGCCAAATGGGGGCCTTTCTGA